The Leptospira kmetyi serovar Malaysia str. Bejo-Iso9 genome includes a window with the following:
- a CDS encoding discoidin domain-containing protein, whose amino-acid sequence MNSESIRISHPGQIKIREIKSSGTYDLKEGKLLRYSETKDSPGISALTLHFDGISSLNQIRLHSNSQEAAFFPDTFRFEISTDGIVWEPILQETGFRRLNQKTGQWNFSLVQAKFLKLISQVSERDGAGKYKISIGQLEVGISGIVKIQVSSEQDRFWVKENLIDQRPDYGWASKENPKPSEEFFLTDLGSISRVNELRLLTPKLDPTFFPESFTVYYSEDDLSWNQLLEENQFLSEPGVWYQWRFLPTNVRYLKLVARQKEKKAQEFYQTKIAELELYATPHLSDLTNKPTAEPLPYATVLRSGLVRLAVDGENSEGVAVQSNDRRLRDASTEYKGIVELAGDGEEKEGVVVQGNDKRLKHSTELAHGLVRLASNGENRAERVVQGNDDRLRAATVSSLGIVELAENGETKEGVVVQGNDDRLKIATTKKYGLAILSEPGASEPGKAVTADDPRIRKANTEFPGIVRFAKSGEDSAESAVQGNDKRLKIATAESYGIVQLAQSGESKEGLVVQGNDKRLRNATTSYPGIVEIATLGSNAPGKVVSADDPRLSDKRDPKPHTHDYAPLDHDFSSHTGFLRVKGNTEAAYTNISPPPENHAPIYGKNESEKGAGIVGSARNAGLIGYGEKFGVRGDSSSAEKDGAGVLGLAKRGFGGMFHSRSGVALFATGKGISSLGESGSGKAFLAEGESEFAGTVRISTGKNSDCIARFFPINPSDVIGEGDILVMGEDGRLQKAKTANATHAIGVAVKSAALLFGSEAPSDGAHWLVAVSGVVTVNADASAYPIQPGSLLVTGLTGGHAVRISAESLRPGSLFGKALTPLRGGRGQIQILLCFQ is encoded by the coding sequence ATGAACTCTGAATCAATTCGAATCAGCCACCCCGGTCAAATCAAAATCCGCGAAATCAAATCGTCCGGGACTTACGATTTAAAAGAAGGAAAACTGCTCCGCTACTCCGAAACGAAGGATTCTCCGGGAATTTCCGCGCTTACATTACACTTTGATGGAATTTCGAGCCTCAATCAAATTCGTCTTCATTCGAATTCACAAGAGGCCGCCTTTTTCCCCGATACGTTTCGATTTGAAATTTCAACCGACGGAATCGTATGGGAACCGATTCTGCAAGAGACGGGATTTAGGCGTTTAAATCAGAAGACGGGTCAATGGAATTTTTCTTTGGTTCAAGCAAAGTTCTTAAAATTGATCAGTCAGGTTTCCGAAAGAGACGGAGCGGGAAAATATAAGATTTCTATTGGGCAGTTAGAGGTTGGAATTTCGGGAATCGTAAAGATCCAAGTGAGTTCCGAACAGGATCGATTTTGGGTCAAAGAAAATCTAATCGATCAAAGGCCCGACTACGGATGGGCATCGAAAGAAAATCCGAAACCGTCGGAAGAATTTTTTCTTACCGACTTGGGTTCGATCAGCCGAGTGAATGAGCTCCGACTTTTAACTCCGAAACTCGATCCTACTTTTTTTCCCGAAAGTTTTACCGTATATTACAGCGAAGACGATCTTTCTTGGAATCAGCTTTTGGAAGAGAATCAATTCTTATCCGAACCGGGGGTTTGGTATCAGTGGAGATTTTTACCGACGAACGTGCGTTATCTGAAACTCGTCGCTCGCCAAAAAGAAAAGAAGGCGCAGGAATTCTATCAAACCAAAATCGCGGAGCTCGAATTGTATGCGACTCCGCATCTCAGCGATCTTACCAATAAACCGACCGCGGAGCCCCTTCCCTATGCGACCGTATTGCGTTCGGGGCTGGTTCGTCTTGCGGTGGATGGTGAGAATTCGGAAGGGGTTGCCGTTCAATCCAACGACCGTCGGTTGAGAGACGCGTCCACCGAATACAAAGGAATCGTCGAACTCGCCGGAGACGGCGAAGAAAAAGAAGGAGTCGTCGTTCAAGGAAACGATAAACGACTCAAACATTCTACGGAGCTCGCGCACGGCTTGGTTCGCTTGGCATCGAATGGCGAAAATCGGGCGGAACGAGTCGTTCAAGGAAATGATGATCGATTGCGGGCGGCGACCGTGTCCAGTCTTGGAATCGTCGAACTTGCGGAGAATGGAGAAACCAAAGAAGGCGTTGTCGTTCAAGGAAACGACGATCGACTGAAAATCGCCACAACGAAAAAATACGGACTTGCGATTCTTTCCGAGCCTGGTGCGTCGGAACCCGGCAAGGCTGTGACTGCGGATGACCCTCGGATTCGAAAGGCGAACACTGAGTTTCCGGGAATCGTTCGTTTTGCAAAAAGCGGAGAAGATTCTGCGGAATCCGCAGTTCAGGGAAATGATAAACGCCTAAAAATCGCCACCGCAGAATCCTACGGGATCGTTCAGTTGGCGCAGTCGGGAGAATCAAAGGAAGGTCTTGTCGTTCAAGGAAATGATAAACGACTTCGAAACGCTACGACTTCTTATCCGGGAATCGTAGAGATCGCAACTCTTGGAAGCAACGCTCCGGGCAAAGTGGTTTCTGCCGACGATCCAAGGTTGTCCGACAAAAGAGACCCAAAGCCGCATACGCACGACTACGCTCCTTTGGATCATGATTTCAGTTCTCATACGGGCTTTTTAAGAGTAAAAGGAAACACGGAAGCTGCTTATACGAACATTTCTCCTCCGCCCGAAAATCACGCGCCGATCTACGGCAAAAACGAAAGTGAAAAAGGCGCGGGAATCGTAGGCTCGGCAAGAAACGCGGGGCTGATCGGATACGGAGAAAAGTTCGGAGTAAGAGGAGATTCTTCCTCGGCGGAAAAAGACGGAGCCGGAGTTTTGGGTCTCGCCAAACGCGGGTTTGGCGGAATGTTTCATTCTCGGTCGGGAGTCGCGCTTTTTGCGACCGGAAAAGGGATCTCTTCTTTGGGAGAAAGCGGTTCCGGCAAAGCGTTTTTGGCCGAAGGAGAATCCGAGTTTGCGGGAACTGTTCGAATTTCGACAGGAAAGAATTCGGATTGTATCGCTCGATTCTTCCCGATCAATCCATCCGACGTAATCGGCGAAGGCGACATTTTGGTAATGGGCGAAGACGGAAGATTGCAAAAGGCGAAGACGGCTAACGCGACACATGCGATCGGCGTCGCCGTGAAATCGGCGGCGTTGTTGTTCGGAAGCGAAGCTCCGTCCGACGGGGCCCACTGGCTCGTTGCGGTTTCGGGTGTCGTTACGGTGAATGCGGATGCGTCGGCAT
- a CDS encoding helix-turn-helix domain-containing protein, translating to MGEHYPYIKFFADIIESGVWAGLSSAAKTLYLVLLKFSDQHFKPVWPSTEILLKLTGFKTKKSIIQGKRDLIQAGLLQVTPGTGHTSSRYYFCFNYKGSKIPPQGYIFGHPGGGNGEISEVSEKRPQGSGEGNPNHINITITNNQNQEPQKKKTNVSLEDLEEKYGPSILSEAFAKAKARGMEANIRYIQGICKNLMKTDLEAVVPEFNQNHEGPKEQEATWKGFLHWSKERLTRSSVEILERVRVEPDGRTLCILDPVPESLRMIIAKYFTEEIRPPILVIFSAKTEENRTTSAKY from the coding sequence ATGGGCGAGCATTATCCATACATCAAATTTTTTGCGGATATCATCGAATCGGGTGTCTGGGCCGGCTTATCTTCCGCGGCAAAGACGCTCTATCTCGTGCTGCTTAAATTTAGCGATCAGCATTTCAAGCCCGTCTGGCCGAGCACGGAAATTCTCCTGAAGCTAACGGGCTTCAAAACAAAAAAATCCATCATCCAAGGAAAACGGGATCTTATCCAAGCGGGTTTACTTCAAGTCACACCTGGAACGGGGCATACAAGCTCGCGTTATTACTTTTGCTTTAACTACAAAGGGTCCAAAATTCCACCGCAGGGGTATATTTTTGGACACCCTGGGGGTGGAAACGGGGAAATCTCGGAGGTGTCGGAGAAGCGTCCTCAGGGGTCTGGAGAAGGAAACCCAAACCATATCAATATAACCATAACCAATAATCAGAATCAAGAACCACAAAAGAAAAAGACGAATGTAAGTTTAGAGGATTTAGAAGAAAAATACGGGCCTTCGATTTTGTCGGAAGCTTTTGCAAAGGCCAAAGCACGAGGAATGGAAGCAAATATAAGATATATACAGGGTATTTGTAAGAATCTTATGAAAACGGATCTCGAAGCCGTCGTGCCGGAATTTAATCAAAACCACGAAGGACCAAAAGAACAAGAAGCCACTTGGAAGGGATTCTTACATTGGTCGAAAGAACGATTGACCCGGTCCAGCGTTGAAATCTTGGAACGAGTCCGAGTGGAACCGGACGGAAGAACGCTTTGCATCTTGGACCCGGTTCCGGAGTCCTTGAGAATGATCATAGCAAAGTACTTCACAGAGGAAATCCGTCCTCCGATATTGGTTATATTTTCCGCAAAAACCGAAGAAAACCGAACTACATCCGCAAAATATTAA
- a CDS encoding ParB/RepB/Spo0J family partition protein, which translates to MSSKSKRLGSLADVFQAEKLEGTVRKIRLEKILPSENQPRQDRKKGVEDLARSLDKDGLLQPIIVTKQNPEDENYRIVAGERRYHAAKQLGWIEVECKILDRDEKETFRLAIIENLQRENLSPYEEVEAMSHLKTSFKYTDQELGTLFGKSRSYMTELLGISDLTKEELRFCKDAGIESKNLLIQAVAASRKGTFSEFLNLFQTGALKTVKDAKSFNREEDTLFSPKTTSPASAKPSGSKSTEYKITKKQGLIQISSDNEELLGEILKLVKKELRKKFESV; encoded by the coding sequence ATGAGCTCAAAAAGTAAAAGACTAGGCTCGCTCGCGGATGTCTTCCAAGCAGAAAAGCTGGAAGGAACCGTTCGAAAAATTCGCCTCGAAAAAATTCTCCCGTCGGAAAACCAGCCGAGACAGGATCGAAAAAAAGGCGTTGAAGACTTAGCAAGAAGTTTAGACAAAGACGGACTTCTTCAGCCGATCATCGTCACAAAACAAAACCCCGAAGATGAAAACTATAGAATCGTCGCTGGAGAAAGAAGATACCACGCGGCCAAACAACTCGGGTGGATCGAGGTGGAATGTAAAATTCTCGACCGAGACGAAAAAGAAACGTTTCGACTTGCCATCATAGAAAATCTCCAAAGAGAAAACTTATCCCCTTATGAAGAAGTGGAAGCGATGTCTCATCTCAAAACATCGTTCAAATATACGGACCAAGAACTCGGAACACTTTTTGGAAAAAGCAGAAGTTACATGACGGAACTCCTGGGAATTTCGGACCTAACCAAGGAAGAATTGAGATTCTGCAAAGACGCCGGAATCGAAAGCAAGAACTTGTTGATCCAAGCGGTCGCCGCTTCCCGAAAAGGAACCTTTTCCGAATTCTTAAATTTGTTTCAAACGGGCGCGCTCAAAACCGTCAAGGACGCAAAGTCATTCAACCGAGAAGAAGATACTTTATTCTCCCCTAAGACAACAAGTCCTGCGAGCGCAAAACCTTCCGGTTCCAAATCGACCGAATACAAAATCACGAAAAAACAAGGCCTGATACAAATCAGCTCGGACAACGAAGAGCTGTTAGGCGAAATTCTTAAGTTAGTCAAAAAAGAACTCCGCAAAAAATTCGAGTCCGTATAA
- a CDS encoding ParA family protein has product MIVVSIANQKGGEGKTTTSLNLSMGLARRGKKTLLVDIDPQANSTGIFTNPETLDKSMHGVFNSRMTIKEIMIETKLPNLFLAPSKMNLAEVETLSGSSVDAPYILRDALQAVDGMDFCIIDCPPSLSIFTINALVGSNYVVIPLQAEKFSVDGIVGLQQTITSIKKRINPNLEILGALVTQLKPQTLLTKTIIPVLTKYFRIFETSISDGVAVGESHLAKKSVFEYNKTSKQAQEYEGFIEEFLNELKK; this is encoded by the coding sequence ATGATAGTTGTATCCATAGCAAACCAGAAAGGCGGAGAAGGAAAAACGACAACCTCTCTCAATTTGTCCATGGGGCTCGCACGAAGAGGAAAAAAAACCCTCCTCGTCGACATAGATCCTCAGGCAAATTCCACCGGAATTTTTACGAATCCGGAAACTCTGGACAAGTCGATGCACGGAGTTTTTAACTCGAGAATGACGATCAAAGAAATCATGATCGAAACAAAACTACCGAATCTTTTTTTAGCTCCCTCAAAGATGAACTTAGCGGAAGTGGAAACCCTGTCGGGAAGTTCCGTGGACGCGCCTTATATTTTAAGGGATGCGCTTCAAGCCGTTGACGGAATGGATTTTTGTATCATCGATTGCCCGCCCAGTTTGTCCATTTTTACGATCAACGCGCTGGTGGGATCTAATTACGTAGTCATCCCGCTTCAGGCGGAAAAATTTTCCGTAGATGGAATCGTGGGACTTCAACAAACAATCACGAGTATCAAAAAAAGAATTAATCCGAATTTGGAAATTTTAGGCGCGCTGGTAACCCAACTCAAGCCGCAAACCCTTTTGACAAAAACGATCATTCCGGTTTTAACAAAATACTTTCGAATTTTTGAGACGAGCATTTCAGACGGGGTCGCGGTTGGAGAATCCCACCTCGCAAAAAAATCAGTATTCGAATATAACAAAACCAGCAAACAAGCGCAGGAATACGAAGGGTTCATAGAGGAGTTTTTGAATGAGCTCAAAAAGTAA